A genomic stretch from Candidatus Acidiferrales bacterium includes:
- the tnpA gene encoding IS200/IS605 family transposase — translation MAIRRGSHCVYDTRYHLVWAPKYRKWVLQGAIRERVRELFCEIAAHHGFEMEELEVDKDHVHLFLSFPPRYSISAVVGLLKAVSAKEIREEFPEVRKQLWGGEFWEDGYFVRTVGDKVTADVIRKYIRFHEAKKRGVEQLDLF, via the coding sequence ATGGCCATCAGACGAGGCAGCCACTGTGTGTACGACACCCGCTATCATTTGGTCTGGGCACCCAAGTATCGGAAATGGGTGTTGCAGGGGGCGATTCGGGAGCGCGTGAGGGAGTTGTTTTGCGAGATTGCGGCGCATCACGGATTTGAGATGGAGGAATTGGAGGTCGACAAGGATCATGTGCATCTGTTTCTCAGTTTTCCGCCGAGGTATTCGATCAGTGCAGTGGTGGGGCTGTTGAAAGCGGTTAGTGCCAAGGAGATTCGGGAAGAGTTTCCGGAGGTTCGGAAACAGTTGTGGGGCGGGGAGTTTTGGGAAGATGGGTATTTCGTTCGGACGGTGGGGGATAAGGTGACCGCCGACGTGATCCGGAAGTACATTCGGTTTCATGAGGCGAAGAAGCGAGGGGTTGAGCAATTAGACCTCTTCTAA